A section of the Triticum dicoccoides isolate Atlit2015 ecotype Zavitan chromosome 7A, WEW_v2.0, whole genome shotgun sequence genome encodes:
- the LOC119333967 gene encoding homeobox-leucine zipper protein HOX28-like — MAPQSLDLGLSLGLGLVSQPTLPSFWYSGGNVAADQEVGPTPTAAAVEERRCSPGSPASSGSGSGLKRGAERSAGSGDEDQDDDGGNARKKLRLSKDQAAVLEECFKTHHTLTPKQKLALANSLGLRPRQVEVWFQNRRARTKLKQTEVDCEYMKRWCEQLAEQNRRLEKEVAELRALKAAPPAHNGASAGPLTTLTMCLSCKRVASTSSASACTVPSFSSNAGIGMPVPSPVAMPEHRQFFCGFRDTGATYGSSAGLAKVVKAAR; from the exons GCCTTGGCCTGGGGCTCGTTTCCCAGCCCACCCTGCCGAGCTTCTGGTACTCCGGCGGCAATGTGGCGGCGGACCAAGAAGTGGGCCCGACCCCGaccgcggcggcggtggaggagagGAGGTGCTCGCCCGGTAGCCCGGCTtcgagcggcagcggcagcgggctGAAGCGTGGTGCCGAGAGGTCCGCCGGCAGCGGCGACGAGGACCaggacgacgacggcggcaacgCGCGCAAGAagctccggctgtccaaggaccaggCCGCCGTCCTCGAGGAGTGCTTCAAGACGCACCACACCCTGACTCCG AAGCAGAAGCTGGCGCTGGCCAACAGCCTGGGGCTGCGGCCGCGGCAGGTGGAGGTGTGGTTCCAGAACCGCCGCGCCCGGACAAAGCTCAAGCAGACGGAGGTGGACTGCGAGTACATGAAGCGCTGGTGCGAGCAGCTCGCCGAGCAGAACCGCCGCCTCGAGAAGGAGGTGGCCGAGCTCAGGGCGCTCAAGGCCGCACCGCCGGCGCATAACGGCGCCTCGGCGGGGCCGCTCACCACCCTCACCATGTGCCTCTCCTGCAAGCGCGTCGCGTCCACGTCCTCCGCCTCGGCCTGCACCGTGCCCAGCTTCTCCTCCAATGCCGGCATCGGCATGCCAGTGCCATCCCCGGTGGCCATGCCCGAACACCGGCAGTTCTTCTGCGGGTTCCGAGACACCGGAGCAACGTACGGCAGCTCTGCCGGGCTCGCGAAGGTGGTCAAGGCGGCCAGATAG